One segment of Drosophila ananassae strain 14024-0371.13 chromosome 3R, ASM1763931v2, whole genome shotgun sequence DNA contains the following:
- the LOC6497576 gene encoding multiple epidermal growth factor-like domains protein 8, whose protein sequence is MRKMYALLATLTFWTLTLLLPLSSEQLHVPPPVPCDRSRKVFTEPFGEISDGPSGHNYTQDSHCEWLIKARNDSQFITLTFHSMGTECSYDYIYVYDGDSFNSTLLGSFSGRTQPQRLVARSGSMLILMYSDTNYVLDGFRASYYISNCLNNCHNHGKCVGHQCVCHGEWVGPDCEDEACPKRCGESQGRGQCQKSICHCSRGYSGRLCDLSDHPAGSSWRWLATDAEGMTPRAAHTAVYMEDEDALYVFGGYDLNNVINTLQIYRFSSSQWEDEWGIALQSRRHFYHPHKIDHTLLKAVLQHKNEDEAKLWGLNSDVSFFRNILYTLAESNLHQRRTRSSLPLTIVNANSTDEDLKGYLGDILGGDILAGDILGRVTDHKPNGRYGHAADRVPGGFVIYGGKHANGSFYSDLWLYNNTESGQKWKQMAIRSVVKPPAVARHTLNTAGKYLYLFGGSLETGEFSSSVYRIILPLTEDSQWELVQPRGGKTLDVRLAAHSTVYYKATNSLIVFGGIMTSLARFSKLSDRIFAFQLDQFHWTEILYPRTALRDTNIPRERAFHTATISGNYMVVFGGYTHRHNKDEICYDNQMYWYHLSCHIWINQVVSTEDSLYPKPQGVFAHAAALRRNHTLLIVGGYHGNMNADLFAYELPQVLRVEDTLYNPEVSCRLHASHTACLSNPECGWCSADSSCYGRTIGANCTTNLQTTRCPGICPSLGDCHSCLVHGSQWGKSPAAFSVASKLGLNECTWCVQNARCHHRDDNYGICGDSSGWWGDQGTEIRRPSLCTSNDRRPGLTYIKYHYPINYTMPDYVGIVNATMVDFASPPFTTYFEHKLEGEMLARLLGFVRPQHQWNNSAMQVCTSYSTALLRAGLGLNLDELVNVTSQTSNQSYCSNVQLPTTEQPFLIDFQARRRIGGNGIYNAYQKTKMELQHLHNGQLNAFTFEYLEPYYSGDCTKYGNCLHCLTDASCAWCPLTSRCHLRSVNETEVCRQEPDHWSYLISQPSQCSNCTNYVSCEACAGSNECEWWTEDARCGRLGKSNSSVRAVEQCPRSCRERRGCQECLGERGRCVWCEASAQCFSFSVYTSEYQFGMCREWMDQVISRQPQDQQVSDVQRLQPGQQQCKSCEQHRNCSSCLRTLSCGWCFDRDNPIEGICMQGDFSYSSGNCSLALNSSSHHDAEWAYAQCPDVDECGLGLHDCHKEAKCTNTQGSYNCHCRRGYVGDGRFSCVRTCYETCQHGNCSGPPDYQCRCDLGWTGADCGLSCGCNNHSTCVERLGKCDQCQSWTEGEKCERCRQGSYGNATALQGCHPCECNGHGNQDLGICNVSNGECFCKDNTQGLRCEDCAAGYYGNPRDGGQCYYQCESRGILTNIGRSAIGSYQSYRSPWGASLEVRECLWILQPKTLHAEKSLLQLEFQWKNLAMDCDENAVYIYDSLPDLTGATQQNQLLAVVCSPYSSARIIEARSSHVTVYYKQGSERRHFGFNALYSVKNCMAGTCLPPHICDDRMRCVCPSGYVGALCEIEICPSNCNAKRMQGYCDMEYGRCICNANYAGADCGTLVQRSHLVLTELFNTQFLNESLEHLRKTIPRFGHSVNADRRGSLWMFGGYSPNHGPLNDFRQFDTKNGTWLQVTVESSTPEDRMPLGRYFHASEIYVKKQIIYIYGGISVNSQLLRDFWMFSIQNQRWSQIKVELESAGGDYQEEVPPPLAGHTLTHLRYQEHESLFLIGGLTLNKSRPLELWEFNLDTGRWQQLAAVGARMPVLYGHSTVYHAETNSVYLFGGYASEPQSNLYALDLQKLSWTELPSFRELNAPATQLPRARYFHSAVSTEHYMILYGGRTQPFNGSDVLIAYVYACNQWVRLTEDVELIGRLPASSYAEDMAIDPDTGVIFVIGGWDGSSTHSHVTRITLPDDICQLWSGGKFQCRHYMGCSYCTIQNTYSYSSHCFSHGRTPCANHNGTLVVNNGAACNDEWMANRNCSIFNTCGACLAAWPSHQEVAPVCQWCDECGIRGRCVPAGVDCGWRSAWCNKELSVGVLGLCPLPQCYQLSCESCMLQPQCNWARNELGTVECIARELVEKNQYRLVENCPAPCHTHANCTSCLSQTLVPNECKWSTMLNACMAPNSQPLLCAGGVCGLVLEASELERCPEPCHVYTQCSSCLEHAHCGWCAREGHNGDGICTEGALEHKQEHPSGSTCDLIYSSWRNDSQLTNADVVSWHYVQCPAENECINGHHNCDAVSEQCIDLDTAVGYKCVCAQGYREEHGSCLPVCSQGCVRGSCVSPDQCQCDFGYVGANCSIQCLCNGHSNCESSSRLDICLKCHNNTMGEQCEKCQPLFVGNPREGHACQPCLDYCHGHSDVCVAYDADPAFFNMTRSELERILPEGPAHNATCLRCGNHTAGDRCDTCLTGYFRGSEDLQKECRPCQCHGHGNVCDPVTGEKCNCANNTESDATCTAGGGKNSAQLCWMVQCSKCRDSYAGNPTDGHQCYKQITVESRMCFDAKPIEECKSKPAALKPGQTVFFVIQPRFMNVDIRITIDVTQGELDVFMSPQDDSFIVETNETTGYHEIFLDNRYNWGPKVKREHPLNVALPRHDNATIQKLFAPERRIGGGGLGVGGGGGGERIGSNPYYVPQLQDCKSHGGHNFIVKDQHAKDLSTHVTLNHCNTLLRLFGLRNRLVLTLPQHAHNLSATRFFIALRASSGPEPSYGSVVFRQDQLHIDLFVFFSVFFSCFFLFLAVCVIVWKVKQAADLRRARRQHVVEMLHLAKRPFAQIFLASGSLDMDSPQPTASSSSSRVMRQRARQALLLQQTEQAGGDFHGNVVMHHPSSRRGHDPHIMLVAIEPTSDNMAAVGTVFVSLPGRSRAPLSIALGSTLISYSRQYPLNARHFMRAQRVQNVANHPA, encoded by the exons ATGCGAAAAATGTACGCGTTGCTGGCAACCTTGACATTCTGGACGCTCACGCTGCTTTTGCCTCTGTCGTCGGAGCAGTTGCACGTCCCGCCTCCGGTGCCGTGCGATCGGAGCCGAAAGGTCTTTACGGAGCCCTTTGGTGAAATCAGTGACGGCCCCTCCGGTCACAACTACACCCAGGATTCGCACTGCGAGTGGCTTATCAAGGCGCGCAACGACAGCCAGTTCATCACCTTGACCTTCCACAGCATGGGCACAGAGTGCTCCTACGATTATATTTACGTTTATGACGGTGACTCCTTCAACTCGACGCTGTTGGGGAGCTTCAGCGGGCGGACGCAGCCCCAGCGTCTGGTTGCCCGTAGTGGAAGT ATGCTGATCCTTATGTACAGCGATACTAACTACGTGCTGGATGGCTTTCGCGCCTCTTACTACATATCAAATTGCTTGAACAATTGCCACAACCATGGAAAGTGTGTGGGCCATCAGTGCGTGTGCCACGGCGAGTGGGTGGGGCCGGACTGCGAGGATGAGGCCTGCCCCAAACGGTGTGGCGAGAGCCAGGGCCGCGGACAGTGCCAGAAGAGCATCTGCCACTGTTCACGGGGCTACAGTGGCCGGCTGTGTGACTTGAGCGACCACCCGGCGGGCAGCAGCTGGCGCTGGTTGGCCACCGATGCCGAGGGAATGACTCCTCGGGCTGCCCACACTGCCGTTTATATGGAGGACGAGGATGCTCTCTATGTTTTCGGAGGATACGATCTGAACAACGTGATCAACACACTGCAG ATATATCGCTTCAGTTCCAGCCAGTGGGAGGACGAGTGGGGCATAGCCCTGCAGAGTCGCAGGCATTTCTACCATCCCCATAAGATAGACCACACGCTTCTCAAAGCTGTGCTGCAGCACAAGAACGAGGACGAGGCGAAACTGTGGGGTCTCAACAGCGATGTTAGCTTCTTCAGGAACATTCTGTACACACTGGCCGAGTCTAATCTCCACCAGCGTCGCACACGCTCGTCACTGCCGCTTACCATCGTAAATGCCAACTCAACGGACGAAGATTTGAAGGGGTATCTGGGGGACATACTGGGAGGGGACATCCTGGCTGGTGACATACTGGGCAGGGTGACGGATCACAAACCCAATGGTCGTTATGGACATGCAGCAGACCGGGTACCGGGCGGATTTGTGATCTATGGCGGCAAACACGCCAACGGCAGCTTCTACAGCGATCTTTGGCTGTACAACAACACTGAGAGTGGACAGAAGTGGAAGCAGATGGCCATTCGGTCGGTGGTGAAGCCGCCGGCGGTTGCAAGGCATACTCTGAACACGGCTGGCAAGTATCTGTACCTCTTCGGCGGAAGTTTAGAGACGGGCGAGTTCTCCTCCAGCGTCTACCGTATAATCCTCCCGCTGACTGAGGACTCACAGTGGGAACTGGTGCAGCCGAGGGGAGGAAAGACCCTGGATGTTCGCCTGGCAGCCCACTCCACAGTCTACTACAAGGCCACCAATTCGCTAATTGTGTTTGGAGGAATTATGACCAGCTTGGCACGCTTCTCAAAGCTCTCAGATCGAATATTCGCCTTTCAACTGGACCAATTCCATTGGACCGAAATCCTGTATCCGCGAACGGCTCTGAGAGACACGAATATACCCAGGGAGCGGGCCTTCCACACCGCCACCATCTCCGGGAACTACATGGTCGTCTTTGGTGGCTACACCCACCGCCACAACAAGGATGAGATATGCTACGACAACCAGATGTACTGGTACCATCTCAGCTGCCACATCTGGATCAATCAGGTGGTCTCCACCGAGGACAGCTTGTACCCCAAGCCCCAGGGAGTCTTTGCCCATGCGGCTGCACTTCGGAGGAATCATACGTTGCTGATTGTTGGCGGCTACCACGGGAACATGAATGCGGATCTGTTTGCCTACGAGCTGCCTCAGGTCTTGAGGGTGGAGGACACTCTGTATAACCCGGAAGTATCATGCCGATTACACGCCTCACACACCGCCTGTCTTTCGAATCCGGAGTGCGGCTGGTGTTCCGCGGACAGCAGCTGCTACGGCCGCACCATTGGGGCCAACTGTACCACCAATCTCCAGACGACCAGGTGCCCGGGAATCTGTCCCTCGCTGGGCGACTGCCACTCGTGTTTGGTGCACGGATCCCAGTGGGGCAAGTCCCCAGCCGCTTTCTCCGTGGCCAGTAAGCTGGGACTCAACGAGTGCACGTGGTGTGTGCAGAATGCGAGGTGCCACCATCGAGACGACAACTACGGCATATGCGGCGACAGTTCCGGCTGGTGGGGCGACCAGGGCACCGAGATACGACGTCCCTCGCTCTGCACCAGCAACGACCGACGACCGGGTCTGACCTACATCAAATACCACTATCCGATCAACTACACCATGCCGGACTATGTGGGCATTGTTAACGCCACCATGGTGGACTTTGCGTCGCCGCCGTTTACTACATACTTTGAGCACAAGCTGGAGGGCGAGATGCTGGCCAGGCTGTTGGGATTCGTCCGACCGCAACACCAATGGAACAACTCGGCGATGCAAGTCTGCACCAGCTACTCCACGGCTTTGCTGCGTGCCGGTCTGGGCCTCAACCTCGACGAACTCGTTAATGTCACCTCGCAGACCTCCAACCAGAGCTATTGCAGCAACGTGCAGCTCCCCACCACAGAGCAGCCGTTTCTTATTGACTTTCAG GCTCGACGTAGGATTGGCGGTAATGGGATCTACAATGCCTACCAAAAGACCAAGATGGAGCTGCAGCACCTGCACAATGGTCAGCTGAACGCCTTTACATTCGAGTACTTGGAACCGTACTACTCCGGGGACTGCACCAAGTACGGCAACTGCTTGCACTGCCTGACGGACGCCTCCTGTGCCTGGTGCCCCCTGACGAGCCGGTGCCACTTGCGATCGGTTAATGAGACGGAGGTTTGCCGGCAAGAACCCGATCACTGGTCCTATCTGATTAGCCAGCCCAGCCAGTGCTCCAACTGCACCAACTACGTGAGCTGTGAAGCCTGCGCGGGCAGCAATGAGTGCGAGTGGTGGACGGAAGATGCTCGATGCGGCCGATTGGGAAAGTCGAACAGCAGTGTGCGAGCTGTGGAGCAGTGTCCGCGATCCTGTCGGGAGCGTCGTGGCTGCCAGGAGTGTTTGGGCGAGCGAGGAAGATGCGTTTGGTGCgaagccagtgcccagtgctTCAGTTTCTCAGTGTACACCAGTGAATACCAGTTCGGAATGTGCCGTGAGTGGATGGACCAGGTCATCAGTCGCCAGCCGCAGGACCAACAAGTGTCAGATGTGCAGAGGCTACAACCAGGACAGCAGCAATGCAAATCTTGCGAGCAGCATCGCAACTGCTCCTCCTGCCTGCGAACCTTAAGTTGTGGCTGGTGCTTCGACCGCGACAATCCCATCGAGGGCATTTGCATGCAGGGCGACTTCAGCTATAGTTCCGGCAACTGCTCTCTGGCCCTGAACAGCTCCTCGCACCACGATGCCGAGTGGGCCTACGCCCAGTGCCCGGATGTGGACGAGTGCGGACTGGGACTACACGACTGCCACAAGGAGGCCAAGTGCACTAACACCCAGGGCAGCTACAACTGTCACTGCCGGCGGGGCTATGTCGGCGACGGACGCTTCAGTTGTGTCAGGACCTGCTACGAGACATGCCAGCATGGGAACTGCTCCGGGCCACCAGACTACCAGTGTCGCTGCGATTTGGGATGGACTGGCGCCGACTGCGGCTTGAGCTGTGGCTGCAACAATCACTCGACATGCGTGGAGCGGCTGGGGAAGTGCGACCAGTGCCAGTCGTGGACCGAGGGCGAGAAGTGCGAGCGTTGCCGCCAGGGGAGCTACGGAAATGCCACCGCCCTGCAGGGCTGCCACCCGTGCGAGTGCAATGGCCATGGAAACCAGGATCTGGGTATTTGCAATGTCAGTAACGGCGAGTGCTTCTGCAAGGACAACACCCAGGGTCTGAGGTGCGAAGATTGTGCCGCCGGCTACTATGGGAATCCCCGGGACGGAGGCCAGTGCTACTACCAGTGCGAATCGAGGGGCATCCTGACCAACATCGGCCGGAGTGCCATCGGTTCTTATCAATCGTACAGGTCGCCGTGGGGTGCCAGCCTAGAGGTGCGCGAGTGCCTGTGGATCCTCCAGCCGAAGACCCTGCACGCCGAAAAGTCCTTGCTCCAGCTTGAGTTCCAGTGGAAGAACTTGGCCATGGACTGCGACGAGAACGCCGTGTACATATACGACAGTTTGCCGGACCTGACCGGAGCCACCCAGCAAAATCAGCTTCTGGCGGTGGTGTGTTCCCCCTACAGCTCGGCAAGGATCATCGAAGCCCGCTCCAGCCATGTCACTGTTTACTACAAGCAGGGCAGCGAGCGCCGCCACTTCGGCTTCAATGCCCTGTACTCCGTCAAGAACTGCATGGCCGGGACCTGTTTGCCGCCTCACATCTGCGATGACCGGATGCGGTGCGTCTGCCCATCCGGATATGTTGGTGCTCTCTGTGAGATCGAGATCTGTCCCAGCAACTGTAATGCCAAGCGGATGCAGGGCTACTGCGACATGGAATACGGCCGGTGCATCTGCAATGCGAACTATGCTGGCGCCGATTGCGGAACTTTGGTGCAGAGGAGTCACCTGGTGCTAACGGAGCTGTTCAATACGCAGTTCCTGAACGAGAGTCTCGAACACCTGCGGAAGACCATTCCTCGATTCGGGCACTCGGTGAACGCCGATAGAAGGGGCTCGCTGTGGATGTTCGGTGGCTACTCCCCCAACCATGGGCCGCTCAATGATTTCCGGCAGTTCGACACCAAAAACGGCACCTGGCTCCAGGTGACTGTTGAGTCCTCCACGCCGGAGGATCGCATGCCGCTGGGTCGCTACTTCCATGCCTCCGAAATCTATGTGAAGAAACAGATCATCTACATCTACGGAGGCATCAGTGTCAACTCGCAGCTTCTGCGCGATTTTTGGATGTTCTCGATACAGAACCAGCGCTGGAGCCAGATCAAGGTGGAGCTGGAGTCGGCTGGAGGTGACTACCAG GAGGAAGTACCGCCGCCATTGGCTGGCCATACCTTAACCCATCTGCGCTACCAAGAGCACGAGTCGCTCTTCCTCATCGGCGGCTTGACCCTAAACAAATCCCGACCGCTGGAGTTGTGGGAGTTCAACCTGGACACTGGCCGCTGGCAGCAGCTGGCGGCTGTGGGTGCTCGGATGCCCGTGCTGTACGGCCACAGCACTGTCTACCATGCAGAGACCAACAGTGTCTACCTGTTCGGAGGCTATGCCAGTGAACCGCAGAGCAACCTATACGCCCTTGACCTGCAGAAGCTGAGCTGGACAGAGCTCCCTAGCTTCCGGGAGCTGAATGCCCCGGCAACGCAACTACCCCGGGCTCGCTACTTCCACTCGGCAGTCAGCACGGAGCACTACATGATCCTCTACGGAGGGAGGACCCAGCCGTTCAATGGATCCGACGTTTTGATTGCCTATGTCTATGCCTGCAATCAGTGGGTGCGTCTGACAGAGGATGTGGAGCTCATTGGTCGCCTGCCGGCTTCCAGCTATGCCGAAGACATGGCCATCGATCCGGACACGGGTGTCATATTCGTAATCGGCGGATGGGACGGCAGCTCCACGCACAGCCACGTCACCAGGATAACATTGCCGGATGACATCTGCCAGTTGTGGAGTGGCGGAAAGTTCCAGTGCCGTCACTACATGGGCTGCAGCTACTGCACCATCCAGAACACATACAGCTACAGCAGCCACTGCTTCAGCCACGGCCGGACACCGTGCGCCAATCACAACGGTACCCTCGTGGTCAACAACGGTGCGGCCTGTAACGACGAGTGGATGGCCAACCGGAACTGCTCCATTTTTAACACCTGCGGCGCTTGCCTGGCCGCTTGGCCGTCGCACCAAGAGGTAGCTCCGGTGTGCCAGTGGTGCGATGAATGCGGAATCAGGGGCCGGTGTGTCCCGGCCGGTGTGGACTGTGGCTGGCGCAGTGCTTGGTGCAACAAGGAACTGAGCGTGGGAGTGCTGGGACTGTGCCCGCTGCCGCAGTGCTACCAACTGAGCTGCGAGAGCTGCATGCTGCAGCCGCAGTGCAACTGGGCGAGAAACGAGCTGGGCACCGTGGAGTGCATTGCCAGGGAGCTGGTGGAGAAGAACCAGTACCGCCTGGTGGAGAACTGTCCGGCGCCGTGCCACACTCATGCCAACTGCACCAGCTGTCTGAGCCAGACCCTCGTTCCCAACGAGTGCAAGTGGTCCACCATGTTGAATGCCTGCATGGCCCCGAACTCGCAGCCCCTGCTCTGCGCCGGCGGCGTTTGCGGCCTGGTGTTGGAGGCCAGCGAACTAGAGCGATGCCCGGAACCGTGTCACGTCTACACCCAGTGTTCCAGCTGCCTGGAGCACGCCCATTGTGGTTGGTGTGCCCGCGAGGGTCACAACGGCGACGGCATTTGCACTGAGGGGGCACTGGAGCACAAACAGGAGCATCCATCTGGTTCGACGTGCGATCTGATCTACTCCAGCTGGCGAAACGATTCCCAGCTGACCAATGCCGACGTGGTCTCGTGGCACTACGTTCAGTGTCCTGCGGAGAACGAGTGCATCAACGGGCACCACAATTGCGATGCTGTGTCGGAGCAGTGCATAGATTTGGACACCGCCGTTGGCTACAAGTGCGTGTGCGCCCAAGGGTACCGCGAGGAGCACGGAAGCTGTCTGCCCGTTTGCAGCCAGGGCTGTGTCCGGGGCAGTTGCGTCAGTCCGGATCAGTGCCAGTGCGACTTTGGATACGTGGGCGCCAACTGCAGTATTCAGTGTCTGTGCAACGGGCACTCCAACTGCGAGTCGAGCAGCCGGCTGGACATCTGCCTGAAGTGCCACAACAACACCATGGGCGAGCAGTGCGAAAAGTGCCAGCCCCTGTTCGTGGGCAATCCCCGCGAGGGCCACGCCTGCCAGCCGTGTCTGGACTACTGCCACGGCCACAGCGACGTGTGCGTGGCCTATGACGCCGATCCGGCCTTCTTCAACATGACCCGCTCCGAGCTGGAGAGGATACTGCCCGAGGGTCCTGCCCACAATGCCACCTGTCTGCGGTGTGGCAACCACACTGCCGGAGATCGGTGCGACACCTGCTTGACTGGCTATTTCCGGGGCAGCGAGGATCTGCAGAAGGAGTGTCGGCCCTGCCAGTGCCACGGGCATGGAAACGTCTGTGATCCGGTCACGGGCGAGAAGTGCAACTGCGCCAATAATACGGAAAGCGATGCCACCTGCACGGCGGGCGGGGGCAAGAACTCGGCCCAGCTGTGCTGGATGGTGCAGTGCTCCAAGTGCCGGGACTCCTACGCAGGCAACCCCACGGATGGCCACCAGTGCTACAAGCAGATCACTGTCGAGTCGCGCATGTGCTTCGATGCCAAGCCAATCG AGGAATGCAAATCGAAACCAGCTGCCCTGAAGCCCGGCCAGACGGTGTTCTTTGTCATCCAGCCGCGCTTCATGAACGTGGACATTCGCATCACCATCGACGTGACACAGGGGGAGCTGGACGTGTTCATGTCGCCGCAGGACGATTCCTTCATAGTGGAGACTAATGAGACGACCGGCTACCATGAGATCTTCCTGGACAATCGCTACAACTGGGGACCGAAGGTGAAGCGGGAGCATCCACTGAATGTGGCCCTGCCCCGACACGACAATGCCACCATCCAGAAACTGTTTGCTCCGGAGCGTCGCATCGGAGGCGGAGGGCTTGGCgttggcggaggaggaggaggcgaaCGGATTGGGTCCAATCCGTACTACGTTCCGCAGTTGCAGGACTGCAAGAGCCACGGGGGCCACAACTTCATCGTGAAGGACCAGCACGCCAAGGACCTGAGTACCCATGTGACACTCAACCACTGCAACACGCTGCTCCGGCTGTTTGGGCTGAGGAACCGCCTGGTTCTCACTCTGCCGCAGCATGCTCACAATCTCAGTGCCACCCGGTTCTTCATCGCCCTGCGAGCCAGTTCGGGGCCTGAGCCGAGCTATGGGTCCGTGGTCTTCCGCCAGGACCAACTGCACATCGACTTGTTCGTGTTCTTCTCGGTGTTCTTCTCCTGCTTTTTCCTCTTCCTCGCCGTCTGTGTGATCGTGTGGAAGGTGAAGCAGGCGGCGGACCTGAGACGAGCCAGACGGCAGCATGTGGTGGAGATGCTGCACCTGGCCAAGCGTCCCTTTGCCCAGATTTTTCTGGCCTCCGGCAGCCTCGACATGGACAGCCCCCAACCgaccgcctcctcctcctcgtcgcgCGTAATGCGCCAGCGCGCCCGCCAGGCTCTGCTCCTCCAGCAGACGGAGCAGGCTGGTGGAGACTTCCACGGCAATGTCGTAATGCATCACCCATCTAGTCGCCGCGGTCACGACCCCCACATCATGCTCGTGGCCATCGAGCCCACATCCGATAATATGGCTGCCGTGGGCACGGTGTTTGTCAGTCTACCCGGTCGCTCGAGGGCTCCGCTGAGCATCGCTCTGGGCTCCACCCTCATATCCTACTCCCGACAGTACCCCCTGAATGCCCGCCACTTTATGCGCGCCCAACGGGTTCAAAACGTGGCCAACCACCCAGCCTAA